One part of the Vicia villosa cultivar HV-30 ecotype Madison, WI linkage group LG6, Vvil1.0, whole genome shotgun sequence genome encodes these proteins:
- the LOC131615148 gene encoding transcription factor MYB12-like produces the protein MGRAPCCEKVGLKRGRWTEEEDEILTQYIKANGEGSWRSLPKNAGLLRCGKSCRLRWINYLRDDLKRGNISTEEEALIVKLHASFGNRWSLIASHLPGRTDNEIKNYWNSHLSRKVYSFRGTSTTTNYDNVKEISSQGILVNTPPKRRGGRTSRKAMKKNKHYIQKKIEGPNRPSSNGQDSPNGLQLPCIDDKNIESGPDNMLGPNPNLNPTVINDKESLNFNDIVINTFEVEKEKESNDDMVVSNEKVRDTSTSTNKMGTQDHENNSVTSRSSNDLGLEDNLDWDSVMPLLNQKAQSLSWELSENMLTWLWDDDEWEKDFNKFREIDTWKQNGVFSWF, from the exons ATGGGAAGAGCACCTTGTTGTGAGAAAGTGGGTTTGAAGAGAGGAAGATGGACTGAAGAGGAAGATGAAATTTTGACTCAATATATTAAAGCCAATGGAGAAGGTTCTTGGAGGTCACTACCTAAAAATGcag GGTTGCTTAGATGTGGAAAAAGTTGTAGATTAAGATGGATAAACTATTTGAGAGATGATCTTAAAAGGGGAAATATTTCTACTGAAGAAGAAGCTCTTATTGTCAAGTTGCATGCTTCTTTTGGCAACAG gTGGTCTTTGATTGCAAGTCATTTGCCAGGAAGAACAGACAACGAGATTAAAAACTACTGGAATTCTCACTTGAGTAGAAAAGTTTACTCTTTCCGaggaacatcaacaacaacaaattacGATAATGTTAAAGAGATATCATCACAAGGAATTTTAGTTAATACACCTCCCAAAAGAAGAGGTGGTAGAACTAGCAGGAAGGCCATGAAGAAAAATAAACACTATATCCAAAAAAAAATCGAAGGCCCAAATAGGCCTTCTTCTAATGGCCAAGACAGCCCAAATGGGCTTCAGTTGCCATGCATTGAcgataaaaatattgaatctgGTCCTGACAACATGTTAGGACCAAATCCAAACCTAAATCCAACGGTCATTAATGATAAAGAGTCGTTGAATTTTAATGATATTGTTATAAACACATTCGAggtggaaaaagaaaaagaaagtaaTGATGATATGGTTGTATCTAATGAAAAAGTTAGAGACACAAGTACAAGTACTAACAAGATGGGAACACAAGACCATGAGAATAATAGTGTGACAAGTCGAAGTTCGAATGATTTAGGTTTGGAGGATAACTTGGATTGGGATAGTGTTATGCCTTTGTTGAATCAGAAAGCACAATCTTTGTCATGGGAACTAAGTGAAAACATGTTGACTTGGTTGTGGGATGATGATGAATGGGAAAAGGATTTTAACAAGTTTAGAGAGATTGATACTTGGAAGCAAAATGGTGTGTTTTCTTGGTTTTAA